TTCATATTGCTATGGCCTTATCTTGCCATGGCGCCCGGTGTATTGGCGGGGATGATGTTGAACTATATTTTTTCTCGCTTTTGGATTTTCTCATCTAAAAGCCGACCCAAAGAAAGATCTATCTAGTGGAGCAAATGCGCCTGCTTATTTCGCTTGCTCATCCGCGTATTTAGCAAAGCGTCCTTTCGATTTATCATGCACTTGGTCATGACGAGGCCAAGGCCAGCCACCAAATTGAGTCCGCTGATAATCATTAAACGCCTGCTGTAGCTCTGCTTTCGTATTCATAACAAACGGCCCATGTTTTTCAACATGTTCAGCGATGGGGCGACCTTGTAACATCAAAAAACGCGCTACTTTGCCAATATTTTTTATGACAACAGCCGCATCACTTTTCAGAACAAAGGCTTCGTTGACCGATCCCTCTACGCCATCCAGCTCAACACTGTCGCCTTCAAAAAAATACAAGGTGCGACTCAAATTTGACACCGCAGCCGGCAATGTCCATTCTGCATTTTCTGGTAAATCGATTAACCAAATGGCAACATGATTTTTGTCATCTGCTGCCCATGAATTTGGTGGACAAGGCGCAGGCGCAATATCATTCAACGACCCAGCAACGACTTTAATCGCAACCTCGTTCCCATTACTGTCTAACGCTTTGACCACTGGCGTATCTTCATTCCACAACATCGTAAAATGTGGCGGTACCATTTTGTTTTTACTTGGCAGGTTTAACCAAATTTGAAAAAGCTCTAGCGGGTTAGCGTCATTTTCATTCAACAAAGGGAACATCTCTGAATGCTGAACACCTTCTCCCGCCGTCATCCATTGAGTATCACCTTCACCATAACGACCCGATGCCCCCATAGAATCAGCGTGGTCAACCAAACCTTCATTGACAATAGTGATTGTTTCAAAACCACGATGCGGGTGCGCTGGAAAACCCGGAACTTTCTTACCGTGGTACATACGCCAACCATCCATACCGGCGAAGTCCTGACCCAACGCACGACCGACTAAAGACTCGGCAGGCCCCATGTCAGCATTGGCTTTAGGGTATTTATCATTATGAAATGCACAGAATAAAAATGGATCGAACGTCGGCCAGAACATGTCTAGTGGCAAACGTTTTAAAATAGAAGCGCTCATTTGTATCTCCAACATAAAGTGGCAGTAGCAATGCAAACATCATAGCACCATCAAGCCAATTTAATTGATGCGGATTTTGAATCTAACTCATCTACTTTTCTAATGATTTTTTAATAAAGAAAGTGGTGGAAAAAGCAATTAAAAAGGCCAATACAATACTGGCCTTCACATAACCTTTTAGATCGCATTGCGCTTTATTTAGACAGAAAACACCATTTCATTTAGACAGGAAACACCACTTTGGAAGTGCACCCTGCGCCATCATTGTCTGACAAAATAAATTCACAGCGGTATTTTTCACAAATATCACGAACGATCATTAACCCCAGCCCATAACTTTCACCACCAGGCTTCCCACTTAAACCACAACCGGTATCCACCACACTGATAGTGTTATCAGACACTACGATATTGACGCTACCCTCATCTGTACAAGACAGTGCATTTTTTAATAAATTGCCAACCAAAATATGCAACGTAGGAATAGGCAACTTGGTTATCATATGCCCATCATAAACAACATTCACCGACACTGACTTACCAGCAAGGTAACCTGAATGCGCTTGACAAATACTCTCCAACTCACTCACTTCAACAGTACGGTTCGGCGTTAACGATAAGTCTTCATCGCGCGTTAACGACAATAAGGTGGTGATGTAATCTTCCATTTCCTGACACGCCTGATTCATCCTTAAACGCTGGCGCTCTAAAAACACTTTCGAGTCTGATTTACCAAGCAGCGTCACCGCCCCCTTCATCACCATAAGCGGTGTACGCAGTTCATGACTTGCGTAACGATTAAATGCCCGTTCTCGCTCTATCAAAGCGCTGATTTGATCTTGATAACTATTAAGACGCTCGACCAATTGATGAATTTCTCTTGTCGCAGCGCCTTCCGGCAGTTCAATCGCCGATATGTTGGTTGGGCTCCTTTCTCCAAGGCTGGCTGATAACCGAGCAAGCGGTTTCGTCAGTCGATCAGATATCCGCATCACCACCCATAAACTCACTGCCAATAACAACAGGGACAATAAAAGTTGGGTACTTTGCGTTTCGAACATTTGCTCTTCACTGATTTCGTAAATTTCATCATAGTGAATCAGGTACAGGTCTTTTTGTTCGCCATTCAGTATGAACTTTGAACGCATAGCAAACATTTCAAAGTACGTATCGGAGCCTTCATCTAACTCAAAAGGCTTATTGTCTGTCATGCTGGAATCTAAAATAATGCCAGAAGGCAGGTTTTCTTTACCTACATACGCCTCGGAAAAAGGTGGCACTGATACATGGGTCAGATCAGAGCCTTCCAATAAACGAATGGCCGTATCTTTGTCTTTTAACATGCGATTTTCAGCGTAGATCATTTCAATGTCTTCAATCAGAGATTCAAACATAGAAAAATGAAAAGCAATAATGGCAAACGCCACAATCGAAAAATAGGTAAACGTCAGTTGTTTTGCAGTTTTAGTCCGTTTCATTCTTCACCTTCAGCAATGAGGCGATAGCCGACCTTGGATACCGTCTTCAAGTACGCGTGCTCAAAAGGTCGATCAATTAAGCTTCGCAATTGATAAATATGACTTCTTAATACTTTACCGTCTGGCTCTTCATCCCCCCACAAGGCATCACAAATTTCATCTTTTGAGACCACATCAGGCGCTTTCTGCATCAAACATCTTAGAATCGTATATTGCGATGGGTTCAGCGAGTATCGGCCACCTTCACGCTGTAAGACGCGCGTATTCATATCCAACACAAGACTTCCAAATGTCATGGTGCGATTCGCCACACCCCCTTTTCGCCGCCTGACCAAAGCCTGCAGGCGCGAATCTAGAATTTCCAAATCAAAAGGTTTAACTAAATAATCGTCAGCCAAATGAGCAAAACCCGACAAAATATCGTCTTTGGTGTCCCTTGCTGTCAGCATTAAAATCGGCGTATCAATACCGTCATCACGCAACGACTTACATACCGTCAAACCGTCCATCTTAGGCAGCATCACGTCTAAAATAATGGCGTCATAATGCTCCGACCTCGCCAATTCATAGCCTTGTAAACCATTGCTTGCGTAATCCAAGACATACCCTTTGATTTCAAAATAATCAAAGATCACCCCGGCGATGTCTTTATGGTCTTCTACCAAGAGTAATTTCATAGTCGTTTCTACCGTGTAAAAAAACAGAAAGTTAAAGTGGCTCTAATGGGACACATTGTCACATAAATACATGAAAAAAAAGTGAATCACCTTTTTGCGACGCCTCTCTCTTTATTATGCATTCATCAACTTTATCCTTGTTAGGAGAGACCAATGAGCGCCATTTCATACAGACACTATGCGCAACCAAAAATTGAAGTGAAAAAGCAAGCTTTGGTGACTGTCATTATCCCTTTTCTAAATGAAGCGGATGTCCTTGCAGTGTGCCACCAAAGAGTGTGCGAAGCGCTAAATACACTTCATCAACACTGCGAAATTCTCTATATCGATGATGGCAGTCAAGACGACAGTTGGACATTGGTCAGTCAGTTCCAACACCCATTGCATCAAGTCCGTTGTTTACGCCTAAGCCGTAATTTCGGCAAAGAAGCCGCCATGAGCGCGGGCATGAAAGCCGCATCAGGACGCTGTGTTATTTTGCTCGATGCGGACTTACAAGATCCACCGGAATACATTCCTGAGATGGTAAAAGCATGGCAAAACGGCGCCCAAGTCGTTGAAATGCAACGCCGCGAGCGTCACGGAGAGAGCTGGTTAAAACGCACCACAGCACATTGCTTTTATCGCTTTATGTCACAAATGAGCGACTACCCGATTACCGAGAATGTCGGGGACTTTCGTTTAATGGATCAAAAAGTGGTTAACGTGATCAATACACTGCCAGAACGAACTCGTTTTATGAAAGGCTTGTTAGCGTGGCCGGGGTTTACTCGAACCATTCTTTCATTTGACCGAGATGCTCGACTGGCAGGCAACACCAAATGGAATTACCCAAAACTCATACACTTGGCATTAGAAGGCATTACGTCATTCAGTACCAAGCCTTTGCGCTGGGCAACAACAGCAGGCGCAATAACGTCCTTCATTGCCTTCACCATGGCCATCGTCATTTTCACCAAAACCCTTGTTTGGGGTGACCCAGTCGCCGGCTACCCTTCCACGATTTTAATCGTCTTATTTTTAGGCGGAATACAGCTTTTATCCATTGGCGTACTTGGCGAATACGTTGGTCGTTTGTTCATTGAATCAAAGCAAAGGCCTTTATACGTATTAATGGAAGACGCCATGACAAAACCCACTTTTCAATACTCGGGCCCTGAATAATGAATAAAACATCCCTTATGCTGCCTTCCGTTAAGACATTACTGACCTTACTCGTCAGCTGCTTAGCATTACGCTTTATTTCTTTGTCACTGTACCCATTGATGGACACCACCGAAGCGAGATACGGCGAAATGGCTCGAATCATGTTTGAGACAGGTAACTGGATCACGCCTATGTTCGACTATAACGTGCCGTTTTGGGGAAAGCCGCCTATTTTCACCTGGCTAAGCAGTTTAGGATTCAGCCTCTTTGGCGTGAATGAATTTGCCGCACGCGTACCGCACCTCATCATTGGTGCAGGTGTGGTTTGGTTGGTTTACACACTGGCAAAGGATCATTTCCAATCCTCCGCAATGGGATTATTTTCAGCCAGCATTTTAGCGTCCACCGTCTCTTTCATTATATTGAGCGGCGCCGTCATGACAGACACCGCTTTGACCTTTTCCATCGCGTTAAGCATGATCAGTTTTTGGCAAGCATGGAACAACAAAGGCAAGCTGTGGGGTTATTTGTTTTTCGTCGGATTAGCATTAGGAATGATGTCAAAAGGGCCACTGGCGATCGTTTTGATTGGTATTAGCTTAACCGTTTGGATACTTCCAAATGGACGTTGGAAAAAACTATGGCACACGCTCCCTTGGGCTTATGGCACATTGATTTTTCTCGCGATTGCCATGCCTTGGTATGCCATTGCAGAATACAAAACACCTGGATTTCTAGATTACTTTATCATCGGTGAGCACATCAAACGCTTCATCGTTAGCGGTTGGCAAGGTGACTTATATGGCAGCGCTCATGAAAGAGCGCGCGGAACCATTTGGGTGTACGCGTTTATTTCCATGCTTCCTTGGAGCCCTCTGCTGATATGGCAATGGTTTCGCTCTATAAAAGAAGACAAAGACACAGAAGAAAGCGCCGATGGTTTTGGTAGTTTCCTCCTATTATGGATGCTGGCGCCTATGTTGCTGTTCAGTTTCTCTGGTAACATTTTAGCAAGCTACGTTATGCCAGCACTGCCTGCAACAGCACTATTGTTGGCTCACCTGCACAACCAAAGACCATTACCAACGTGGTTATACAAAATCGGTTTCATTACACCTCTTTTGCTCATTATTATGGTGAGTGTGTTGCACTTTGATTTAGTTCCAAAGCGCTCAGAAGACAAAATACTGGCCATTTGGAAACAACAGCCGGAAGCCACAGAAAGTGATTTGTTTTACCTGCATAAACGCCCCTTTTCTGGCCAATATTATTCATCAGGAAAAGCAAAACAACGCTCGACAAAATTGGATGCGTGGTTACCATCACAAACCAAGGCCTTCTTTATTGTTCAGTCTACAAATGACCATACGGCCTACTCCGGTTGGTCATGCGACGTAAGAGAAGAAGCGAAAAAAGAAACATTGTTGTTTTGCCAACATAACTAAGTGTTTTTTAAAATGCCAAAGATTGTAGATAAAAAAAAGGGCCTTAAAAAAGCCCTTCTTTTACTGTCTAAGCATTACTGATAGACAATCAATTTTTATAACACAACAACAGAACCATAACTCGGTTCAGTGTGGGAATGGCTCAATGCGTCTTGGGAGTGCGGCATATACACAATCGGAGGAGTTTCACCCACCATTACGACAGCAACCATCTCTTCCGCTTTCCAAGCGGTTTTTCGTTCGTCACGAGGCGACACACCAATATGCTTGCGATAACAGCGACTAAAGTGCGGCGTAGAAATAAACCCACACGCCATCGAGATTTCGACAATAGACATATTGGACTGCTTAAGTAACTTACGCGCTCTTTCCAGTCTCAAACGTAAATAATATCGTGAAGGTGAACAATCCAAATGACGATGAAACATACGCTCAATTTGACGACGAGAAACATCAACAAAAGTAGCTAATTCA
The Marinomonas maritima DNA segment above includes these coding regions:
- a CDS encoding pirin family protein, whose translation is MSASILKRLPLDMFWPTFDPFLFCAFHNDKYPKANADMGPAESLVGRALGQDFAGMDGWRMYHGKKVPGFPAHPHRGFETITIVNEGLVDHADSMGASGRYGEGDTQWMTAGEGVQHSEMFPLLNENDANPLELFQIWLNLPSKNKMVPPHFTMLWNEDTPVVKALDSNGNEVAIKVVAGSLNDIAPAPCPPNSWAADDKNHVAIWLIDLPENAEWTLPAAVSNLSRTLYFFEGDSVELDGVEGSVNEAFVLKSDAAVVIKNIGKVARFLMLQGRPIAEHVEKHGPFVMNTKAELQQAFNDYQRTQFGGWPWPRHDQVHDKSKGRFAKYADEQAK
- a CDS encoding sensor histidine kinase; the encoded protein is MKRTKTAKQLTFTYFSIVAFAIIAFHFSMFESLIEDIEMIYAENRMLKDKDTAIRLLEGSDLTHVSVPPFSEAYVGKENLPSGIILDSSMTDNKPFELDEGSDTYFEMFAMRSKFILNGEQKDLYLIHYDEIYEISEEQMFETQSTQLLLSLLLLAVSLWVVMRISDRLTKPLARLSASLGERSPTNISAIELPEGAATREIHQLVERLNSYQDQISALIERERAFNRYASHELRTPLMVMKGAVTLLGKSDSKVFLERQRLRMNQACQEMEDYITTLLSLTRDEDLSLTPNRTVEVSELESICQAHSGYLAGKSVSVNVVYDGHMITKLPIPTLHILVGNLLKNALSCTDEGSVNIVVSDNTISVVDTGCGLSGKPGGESYGLGLMIVRDICEKYRCEFILSDNDGAGCTSKVVFPV
- a CDS encoding response regulator transcription factor, translated to MKLLLVEDHKDIAGVIFDYFEIKGYVLDYASNGLQGYELARSEHYDAIILDVMLPKMDGLTVCKSLRDDGIDTPILMLTARDTKDDILSGFAHLADDYLVKPFDLEILDSRLQALVRRRKGGVANRTMTFGSLVLDMNTRVLQREGGRYSLNPSQYTILRCLMQKAPDVVSKDEICDALWGDEEPDGKVLRSHIYQLRSLIDRPFEHAYLKTVSKVGYRLIAEGEE
- a CDS encoding glycosyltransferase family 2 protein, which encodes MSAISYRHYAQPKIEVKKQALVTVIIPFLNEADVLAVCHQRVCEALNTLHQHCEILYIDDGSQDDSWTLVSQFQHPLHQVRCLRLSRNFGKEAAMSAGMKAASGRCVILLDADLQDPPEYIPEMVKAWQNGAQVVEMQRRERHGESWLKRTTAHCFYRFMSQMSDYPITENVGDFRLMDQKVVNVINTLPERTRFMKGLLAWPGFTRTILSFDRDARLAGNTKWNYPKLIHLALEGITSFSTKPLRWATTAGAITSFIAFTMAIVIFTKTLVWGDPVAGYPSTILIVLFLGGIQLLSIGVLGEYVGRLFIESKQRPLYVLMEDAMTKPTFQYSGPE
- a CDS encoding ArnT family glycosyltransferase, which gives rise to MNKTSLMLPSVKTLLTLLVSCLALRFISLSLYPLMDTTEARYGEMARIMFETGNWITPMFDYNVPFWGKPPIFTWLSSLGFSLFGVNEFAARVPHLIIGAGVVWLVYTLAKDHFQSSAMGLFSASILASTVSFIILSGAVMTDTALTFSIALSMISFWQAWNNKGKLWGYLFFVGLALGMMSKGPLAIVLIGISLTVWILPNGRWKKLWHTLPWAYGTLIFLAIAMPWYAIAEYKTPGFLDYFIIGEHIKRFIVSGWQGDLYGSAHERARGTIWVYAFISMLPWSPLLIWQWFRSIKEDKDTEESADGFGSFLLLWMLAPMLLFSFSGNILASYVMPALPATALLLAHLHNQRPLPTWLYKIGFITPLLLIIMVSVLHFDLVPKRSEDKILAIWKQQPEATESDLFYLHKRPFSGQYYSSGKAKQRSTKLDAWLPSQTKAFFIVQSTNDHTAYSGWSCDVREEAKKETLLFCQHN